TCATCCGCCATATCGCTGACCGTCCATACACTGGCCCACAGGTTGATTTCAGCCATTTTCCCGGCTTTGTGATAACCGAGTTTGTAGGTCTGCTCGATGCGGTCGAGCACCGCCTGCGGGCTGTCGCAGGAGGAAAGCAGATCCACAAAAGCCTGTTCGCCGACGCCTTCGCGGCAACTGGAGATCAGAATCAGAATGCCGCCTTTTTTCAGTACCAGTTTGCCGTTATCCAGTGCTTTCTGGGACTGATACAGGTTGATGTCCATAGGATATTTTGCCACGGAAATGACGATGTCGGTCTTCTCTTTCACATCGGCGACAAACACCTCGTTGGCTTTGTCGATGGCGGCATAAAAAGACTCATTCAGTCCGCCCGCCGTAACGGCATAGCAACCATGATGCTTGTTCAGCACAGTCATGATGGCAAAGACATCTTTTTTGATGCATTTCATGGCATCCATCATATCTTCATGGACAGGATTGCCTTCCAGAGCGAGGGCGACGGCTTCCGGTTTCAGCGCATGTTTGTGATTCATTTCAATGGTCTGATAGGAGGCGACGCCCGGCAGAAATCCTTTGCGCCCGCCTGTATAGCCTGCAAAATAATGAGGTTCCACCGATCCGATGACGATCACTTTTCCCGCATCCATGGCGATCTTGTTGATATACATTTCCGTGCCGTTGGAACTGGTTCCGAGGTAGACCATTTCATCGTGTTCCGAATCATGGGAATGTACGTTTTCCTTGAAATCCTCATAATGAGAGCCGATGAGACGGCGCAGTTCCTCTGGCGTAGCGGCACGGTGCACGCCCGTGGCAATGATGATCGAGACCTTTTTATCCTTGATCGAATCATACAGCGCATCAATGACGGCTGAGGTCGGAGTGGGGCGGGTGGAGTCATTAATAATGAACAGGAGATCGTCGGCATCGGCAACAAACTCGTCAAAAGTCGGGCTGCCGACAGGGTGGGCAATGGCGTCAATAATCAGCCGGCGTTCGTCCTGTTCAGGTACATCATTTGGTTCCACAATCTGAGTACGAAGGGAATCGGGAATCTCGATTTCCACTGCATCTTTCTTGTAAGGGATCTTCAGTTTCATTTTTTACCCTGTTTGAAAAAGTTCCAATCATTGGAACTTTTTGTGTTGTGGATTTTGAAAAGTTCCAATGATTGGAACTTTTGGAAATCACCATGGAGTGCGGTGACAACGTGTACCCACGGCGGCGCCGCCCTGTTATATGCCGACAAGCGGTACCCCGCGCGGCGGCACGTTGCATAGGTTGCTACTACACGAGAGCCGCCTCGGGTACTCGTTGTCTCTCGGATACAAGGCGGTGCCGCACGGGGTACCGTTTGCCACTCCTCACAGTCGTTGCCGATGGGGAATACATCGGCCCTACAAGTTTGTCCCCGCACTCCAGGGCGCACACCTCGCTCCTTGTATTCGAGATCGTTCATTGAATCGTTTTAAGCCTTACGTTTGATGGTTTTCAGACATTCATCAATAATGCGTTCGGCGGTGAGTTCGTATTCCTTCTGAAGGAAGTTCTGATCACCAACCTGACCGAAGCGATCCATGACGCCGACTTTGCCCATGGGAACGGGACAGTTTTCGACGATCACTTCTGATACGGCAGAGGCCAGACCATTGATCACGTTATGATTTTCGGCTGTGACAATCGCACCAGTTTCATTGGCGGCGGCAATGATGGCGTCTTTATCGATGGGTTTCAGCGTGAACATATCCAGCACGCGGGCTGTGATTCCTTTTTCAGCCAGTGCATCGGCAGCTTTCAGCGCTTCCGGAACAAGCAGGGTGCTCTGGGCAATGATGGTGACGTCTTTGCCATCGCGAAGCTGTACGGCTTTGCCGATTTCAAAGGTGGAACCTTCTTCGTAGACTTTCATGGGATTCTTGCGCAGCATGCGGATGTAGAAATTACCTTTTAAGGTCGCTGTCTGACGCACAATGTTTTTCATCTGAGCGCAGTCGCAGGGATCAATCACGGTCATTTCCGGAACCAGACGCATCAGGCCGCAGTCTTCAAAGGGCATGTGTGTTCCGCCATTATACGCAGCGGTCACGCCGGGATCTGAACCCACAATGCGTACATTCTGTTTGCTGTAGCCAATGGCCAGAAAAACCTGGTCGAACGCGCGGCGTGATGCAAAAGGAGCAAAGGTATGGACATACGGCACTTTTCCGACAGAGGACAACCCGGCGGCCACGCCCATCATGTTGGCTTCCTGAATGCCGCAGTTGATCATCCGTTCGGGATGCACTTTCGCTACGCAGCCGATACCGATGCAGGACATCAGGTCGGCATCCAGTGCCACCACATTTTCGTATTCATCCATGAGTTCCAATACCGTATTGGAATAGGCCATCCGCATTTCCTGCGAATCTTTTTCAAGTTTTGCTAATTTAAATTGGTGAGCCATAACGTTCTCCTTATGCCTTCAGCGCGGCGATTTTTGTTTCCAGTTCGACCACTGCTTTTTCAGCGGCTTCCATTTCGGCTTTGCCGAATTTGATGCTGTGGTTGGCCATCGTATCTTCTACGAATTTGACGCCCTGCCCTTTGATGGTATCCAGCACGATGGCGGAGGGTTTGCCCTTCACCTGTTTGGCGTTCTCGATGGCTTCGTAAATGGCACCCACATCGGCTCCGTCGCATTTCTGTGCATGGAATCCAAAGGAGGACATTTTCTGCACGAAGCACTGCGGATTGTTGATGTCGGCGGTATAGCCGTCGAGCTGCTTTTTATTGTCGTCGATGAAGCAGATCAGATGGTCGAGTTTCTGATGGGCGGCATACATAAAGCCTTCCCAGCACTGTCCTTCGTTGAGTTCG
Above is a window of Spartobacteria bacterium DNA encoding:
- the larA gene encoding nickel-dependent lactate racemase, whose translation is MKLKIPYKKDAVEIEIPDSLRTQIVEPNDVPEQDERRLIIDAIAHPVGSPTFDEFVADADDLLFIINDSTRPTPTSAVIDALYDSIKDKKVSIIIATGVHRAATPEELRRLIGSHYEDFKENVHSHDSEHDEMVYLGTSSNGTEMYINKIAMDAGKVIVIGSVEPHYFAGYTGGRKGFLPGVASYQTIEMNHKHALKPEAVALALEGNPVHEDMMDAMKCIKKDVFAIMTVLNKHHGCYAVTAGGLNESFYAAIDKANEVFVADVKEKTDIVISVAKYPMDINLYQSQKALDNGKLVLKKGGILILISSCREGVGEQAFVDLLSSCDSPQAVLDRIEQTYKLGYHKAGKMAEINLWASVWTVSDMADEIWNSIFIKPFASIQCALNEAVRLKGSDASLTVLLDGCITVPRVTN
- a CDS encoding transketolase family protein encodes the protein MAHQFKLAKLEKDSQEMRMAYSNTVLELMDEYENVVALDADLMSCIGIGCVAKVHPERMINCGIQEANMMGVAAGLSSVGKVPYVHTFAPFASRRAFDQVFLAIGYSKQNVRIVGSDPGVTAAYNGGTHMPFEDCGLMRLVPEMTVIDPCDCAQMKNIVRQTATLKGNFYIRMLRKNPMKVYEEGSTFEIGKAVQLRDGKDVTIIAQSTLLVPEALKAADALAEKGITARVLDMFTLKPIDKDAIIAAANETGAIVTAENHNVINGLASAVSEVIVENCPVPMGKVGVMDRFGQVGDQNFLQKEYELTAERIIDECLKTIKRKA